From the genome of Actinomycetota bacterium:
GCCGAGGTGATCGCGGCCCGCCACGGCCGCCGCGGCGGGCCCCTGTCCGAACGCACCGCCCCGGTCCACTCCATCCAGGAGCGGGGCGAGCTCTAGATGGCCGGCGTCCTCGGCGTCGTGCTGGCCGCCGGCGGGTCGACCCGGATGGGCCGGCCCAAGCAGGTGGCCGAGCTGGACGGCCGGCCGCTGCTCGCGCATGTCCTGGCCACGGCGGCCGCGGCCCCGCTGGACCGGGTGGTGGTCGCGCTCGGGGGGGCGGCCGCCGAGGTGCTCGACCGGGTCGAGCTGGGGCGGGCCGAGCCGCTGGTGGTGGAGGGCTGGGCCGCCGGGATGGGCCACGTCCTGGCCAGCACCCTGGCCCAGGCCGGGGGGGACTGGGAGGCGGTGGTGGTCCTGCTCGGCGACCAGCCGCTGGTCCCGGCCGCCGCCGTGGCCCGGGTGGTCGAGGCCTGGCGGGCCGGGGCCGGCCCGGTGGTCACGGCCACCTACGACGGCCGGCCCGGCCATCCCAGGCTGTTCGATCGCCGGCTGGAGCCCGACCTGCTCCGCCTGACCGGCGACACC
Proteins encoded in this window:
- a CDS encoding nucleotidyltransferase family protein → MAGVLGVVLAAGGSTRMGRPKQVAELDGRPLLAHVLATAAAAPLDRVVVALGGAAAEVLDRVELGRAEPLVVEGWAAGMGHVLASTLAQAGGDWEAVVVLLGDQPLVPAAAVARVVEAWRAGAGPVVTATYDGRPGHPRLFDRRLEPDLLRLTGDTGARDLLAADPGRVRRVEVGDLGSDADIDVEADLERVGRLFTTTSNGRQA